The following are encoded in a window of Methanobrevibacter ruminantium M1 genomic DNA:
- a CDS encoding cell division protein SepF, translating into MSFTDNLKKSLGFEEGEYGSGYTFDEGYNGEPDPFFEGILIPYKFPETKAFMEIILIKPKSVDDMDYIFDQVVEENNPVIMDLSFMEKKGAAEFKQAGEKLKVLRQQYNAEAILLSKSDDKNLIIVTPARVKLIRKE; encoded by the coding sequence ATGAGTTTTACAGACAATTTAAAGAAAAGTTTAGGCTTTGAAGAAGGAGAATATGGTAGTGGATATACTTTTGATGAAGGTTATAATGGTGAACCGGACCCATTTTTTGAAGGAATTTTGATTCCCTATAAATTTCCAGAAACAAAGGCTTTTATGGAAATCATCTTAATTAAACCTAAATCTGTTGATGATATGGATTATATTTTTGATCAAGTTGTAGAAGAGAACAATCCTGTGATTATGGATTTAAGTTTCATGGAAAAGAAAGGTGCAGCTGAATTTAAACAAGCAGGAGAAAAATTAAAAGTTTTAAGACAACAATATAATGCTGAAGCTATCTTGCTTTCTAAATCTGATGATAAAAATTTAATTATTGTGACTCCTGCAAGAGTTAAATTGATTAGAAAAGAGTAA
- a CDS encoding TatD family hydrolase codes for MIDTHMHADARSSEDFEKMFIGGIDTAISCSYYPYKVNNAEILLNHLNRILNFEPKRAMEYGLELKIALGIHPANSIKDNEIIFDSLKEWIDNKDIIAIGEIGLDENTELEKEVFKKQLELAEETKSKVIVHTPRKNKLEVLKDIKEIALENINPKLVVIDHINLNTIEEIIDDDFTIGLTVQPQKMEVEEAIEILDKYDFDKFLLNSDISNKPSDPLSVPKTVRTLKRLGYKQDKIDKVAFKNAESFFNL; via the coding sequence ATGATAGATACACATATGCATGCAGACGCAAGAAGCAGTGAAGACTTTGAAAAAATGTTTATTGGCGGAATTGATACAGCAATAAGCTGCTCATACTACCCATACAAAGTAAATAATGCCGAAATACTCTTAAACCATTTAAATAGAATATTGAACTTTGAACCTAAAAGAGCCATGGAATATGGCCTTGAATTAAAGATTGCCTTAGGAATTCATCCGGCAAACTCAATTAAAGACAATGAAATAATATTCGACTCATTAAAAGAATGGATAGACAACAAAGACATAATAGCAATTGGAGAAATTGGTCTTGATGAAAACACAGAGCTTGAAAAGGAAGTCTTTAAAAAACAATTAGAACTTGCTGAAGAGACAAAATCAAAGGTAATTGTCCACACACCAAGAAAAAACAAATTAGAAGTTTTAAAAGACATTAAAGAGATTGCACTTGAAAATATCAATCCTAAGCTTGTTGTAATTGACCACATAAACCTTAACACCATTGAAGAGATAATTGATGATGATTTCACCATAGGATTAACCGTCCAACCGCAAAAGATGGAAGTTGAAGAGGCCATTGAGATTTTGGACAAATATGACTTTGATAAGTTTTTATTAAATAGTGATATAAGCAATAAACCATCAGATCCTTTATCTGTTCCAAAGACAGTAAGAACATTGAAAAGACTTGGATATAAACAAGATAAAATTGATAAAGTGGCTTTTAAAAATGCAGAAAGCTTTTTTAACTTGTAA
- a CDS encoding helix-turn-helix transcriptional regulator, which produces MYYHDYVKEQLRFLNNSEIRLRILAYLSKKPFSLADFKNSSFVSYSSISSNVYKLTDEGFVEKIDKNNFRLTNIGKIYLISLMEFHDTINTVNNFSDFWLDHDVRALSSKYLKRISQLEGSKLIQSRPTDIYKTHEEFRNLFKDSDILKVIFPYLHPEYPRLIRTLLSNGSKIEILVPRVICRRFIKSVGESLVRSSIKQNALSIKFIDDEVKLALAISNKWVSIGLFKRDGSYDQSRLLVSDKKDAIKWAYNIFKSYDKKAELVDLRSL; this is translated from the coding sequence ATGTATTATCACGATTATGTAAAAGAGCAATTGCGATTTTTGAATAATTCAGAGATTCGATTGAGAATATTGGCTTATTTGTCTAAAAAGCCATTCAGTTTAGCAGACTTTAAAAATAGTTCCTTTGTAAGCTATAGCTCTATTTCCTCTAATGTTTATAAGCTTACGGATGAAGGATTTGTAGAGAAGATTGATAAAAATAACTTCAGATTGACAAATATTGGTAAAATTTACCTGATTTCCTTAATGGAGTTTCATGATACAATAAATACGGTAAATAATTTCTCAGACTTCTGGTTGGATCATGATGTTCGGGCATTATCCAGCAAATATTTAAAGAGGATTTCACAGCTGGAAGGTTCTAAGCTTATTCAAAGCAGACCTACAGATATCTATAAGACTCATGAGGAGTTTAGAAATCTATTTAAGGATTCAGATATTCTAAAGGTCATTTTCCCTTATTTGCATCCTGAATATCCTAGATTGATTAGAACATTGCTTTCCAATGGTTCAAAAATAGAGATATTGGTTCCAAGAGTAATCTGTCGACGATTTATCAAGAGTGTGGGAGAATCCTTGGTTAGAAGCTCGATTAAGCAGAATGCTCTTTCGATAAAGTTCATTGACGATGAGGTTAAGCTTGCTTTGGCTATTTCTAATAAATGGGTTTCTATTGGTCTCTTTAAACGAGATGGAAGCTATGACCAAAGCAGATTATTGGTTTCAGATAAAAAGGATGCCATTAAATGGGCATATAATATTTTCAAATCATATGATAAAAAAGCAGAACTTGTGGACCTTAGAAGTTTATAA
- a CDS encoding helix-turn-helix transcriptional regulator yields MIGDINFELDSENFRIMRFLLSSFMRTDLLLTLVNSSSRLCSLRSNLGKSSATILHGVSELEAFNLISKDSKYYCLSSKGFIYGLALDKLCKNLYIFQSNPEFWQNHFIDGLPSEFVENAYLIKDSVYICSDKLDMEKPIRDYFKNIKNSKSIKIILPIFSELYLEMILKTVGSDHDLELIVDEEVFTSIKKSRYYRRIIRLSKGGKIILRKYIGDLNLFLTFSDEFMSLNLFDKDGFFDDSETIFNNTPDGVKWAEIMFDYFLDNSNVVVL; encoded by the coding sequence ATGATTGGTGATATTAATTTTGAATTGGATAGTGAAAATTTTAGAATCATGCGTTTCTTATTAAGCTCTTTTATGAGAACAGATCTTTTGTTGACTTTAGTGAATTCTTCTTCTCGCTTGTGTTCCTTGAGATCGAATTTAGGAAAGAGTTCTGCTACAATCTTGCATGGAGTTAGTGAGTTGGAAGCCTTTAATTTAATTTCAAAGGATTCCAAATATTATTGTCTCTCTTCGAAAGGTTTTATTTATGGCTTGGCATTGGATAAGCTGTGTAAGAATCTATATATTTTTCAGTCAAATCCAGAATTCTGGCAGAATCATTTTATAGACGGTCTTCCAAGCGAATTTGTAGAAAATGCATATCTCATTAAGGATTCCGTTTATATATGCAGTGATAAGCTTGATATGGAAAAGCCGATTAGGGATTATTTTAAGAATATAAAGAATTCCAAAAGCATTAAGATTATTTTGCCTATATTTTCTGAATTATATTTGGAGATGATTTTAAAAACTGTTGGAAGCGATCATGACTTGGAATTGATAGTGGATGAGGAAGTTTTCACTTCAATTAAGAAATCCAGATATTATAGGAGGATTATACGTCTATCCAAAGGTGGAAAAATTATTTTGAGAAAATATATTGGGGATTTAAATTTATTTTTAACATTTAGCGATGAATTCATGTCTTTGAATCTATTTGATAAGGATGGATTCTTTGATGATTCTGAAACTATTTTCAATAATACTCCAGATGGTGTTAAATGGGCAGAAATAATGTTTGATTACTTTTTGGACAATTCTAATGTGGTTGTTTTGTAA
- the glyS gene encoding glycine--tRNA ligase, which produces MNHEKMSNIARKRGFLWPSFEIYSGVSGFTDYGPLGASLKNNIMQKWRKQYIAGEGFHEIEGPTVMPKEVLKASGHVDNFTDPMTKCKDCGEVFRADHIIEEAIGEDVESLENEEMDEIVRKNDIKCPSCGGELANIWNYNLMFKTEIGAKGDKVGYMRPETAQGIFILFKRLSRFFKNKLPFGAVQLGKAYRNEISPRQGVIRLREFTQAEAEIFLDPRDKTHPKFSQIADEILYLSSQDVQINNKETLEITAQEALDQGVVSSETLIYQLYLARKFLKELGIPDEVLRFRQHLPGEMAHYALDCWDVECLTDQYGWVEIIGIADRGDYDLKAHTEFSNEELSIYIEYDEPKLVKKTIVKPNLKLFGPAFKGDSPKIKTYIENLSDEEVIELKEKIESKGKFTLELDQSFEILKEHLLFEDIEEEVKGERIIPHVIEPSFGIDRILYCTLLHSFKTEEDGFDKEYFKFANEIAPIQVSVFPLMNRDGLGEIATEITHNLREAGFTVDNDTSGTIGKRYARADEVGVPIAITVDYDTKEDDTVTVRNRDTEEQERVKIEDLKEVIETKYL; this is translated from the coding sequence ATGAATCATGAAAAAATGTCAAACATAGCAAGAAAAAGAGGATTTTTATGGCCGTCCTTTGAAATCTATTCCGGAGTGTCTGGATTTACCGATTACGGACCTCTCGGAGCAAGCCTAAAAAACAACATCATGCAAAAATGGAGAAAGCAATACATTGCAGGAGAAGGCTTCCACGAAATAGAAGGACCTACCGTAATGCCTAAAGAGGTATTAAAAGCCTCTGGACACGTTGATAACTTTACAGATCCAATGACAAAATGTAAAGACTGTGGAGAAGTCTTTAGAGCAGACCACATTATTGAAGAAGCCATTGGAGAAGACGTAGAAAGCCTTGAAAATGAAGAGATGGATGAAATCGTTAGAAAAAATGATATCAAATGTCCAAGCTGTGGCGGAGAGCTTGCAAATATTTGGAATTATAACTTAATGTTTAAAACCGAAATCGGAGCAAAAGGAGACAAAGTAGGATATATGAGACCTGAAACCGCTCAAGGAATATTCATTCTATTCAAACGATTGTCCAGATTCTTTAAAAATAAGCTTCCATTCGGTGCTGTCCAACTTGGTAAAGCATATAGAAATGAAATCTCACCAAGACAAGGAGTCATCCGCCTTAGAGAATTTACACAAGCTGAAGCGGAAATCTTCCTAGACCCTAGAGACAAGACACATCCTAAATTCAGCCAGATTGCTGATGAAATCTTATATCTATCATCTCAAGATGTTCAAATAAACAATAAGGAAACCTTGGAAATCACCGCTCAAGAAGCTCTTGATCAAGGAGTGGTATCCTCTGAAACATTAATCTACCAATTATACCTTGCAAGAAAATTCCTTAAGGAATTAGGCATTCCAGATGAAGTATTAAGATTCAGACAACACCTACCTGGAGAGATGGCACACTATGCACTTGATTGTTGGGATGTAGAATGCCTAACTGACCAATATGGTTGGGTTGAAATCATAGGTATTGCAGATAGGGGAGATTATGACTTAAAAGCACATACAGAGTTCAGTAATGAAGAGTTAAGCATTTACATTGAATATGATGAACCAAAATTAGTCAAAAAGACCATTGTAAAACCTAATTTAAAATTATTCGGACCTGCATTTAAGGGAGACTCTCCTAAAATAAAGACATATATTGAAAATCTCAGCGATGAAGAGGTCATAGAACTTAAGGAAAAAATTGAAAGCAAAGGAAAATTCACCCTTGAGCTAGACCAAAGCTTTGAAATCCTCAAAGAGCATCTATTGTTTGAGGACATTGAAGAGGAAGTCAAAGGAGAAAGAATCATCCCTCACGTTATTGAACCTTCATTTGGTATTGACCGTATCCTTTATTGCACACTATTACATTCATTCAAGACAGAAGAAGATGGTTTCGATAAGGAATACTTTAAATTTGCTAATGAGATTGCTCCAATACAAGTCAGCGTATTCCCATTGATGAATAGAGATGGCCTTGGAGAAATAGCAACAGAAATTACACATAACTTACGTGAAGCTGGATTTACAGTAGATAATGACACTTCAGGAACCATTGGAAAAAGATACGCTCGTGCAGATGAAGTAGGTGTTCCTATAGCCATAACTGTTGACTACGATACAAAAGAAGACGATACAGTTACCGTGAGAAATAGGGACACTGAAGAACAAGAAAGAGTAAAAATTGAAGACTTAAAAGAAGTCATTGAAACCAAATACCTTTAA
- the dcd gene encoding dCTP deaminase: MAILSDRDIKKYLNEGKITIDPLEDEKQIQPSSVDMRLGDEFKVFKVIRKPFIDPKDPEDLASYMESTIVPEGDAFIIHPNEFALATTYEYVKIPDDLVARVEGRSSMGRLGVTMHVTAGFIDPGFEGRITLEISNIGAMPVALYPGQRVCQLVFETMTSPSELPYGHPERNSKYMRQRRPESSRIKFDYELNEK, translated from the coding sequence ATGGCTATTTTAAGTGACAGAGATATTAAAAAATACTTAAATGAAGGCAAAATAACAATTGACCCTTTAGAAGATGAAAAGCAAATACAGCCGTCATCTGTTGACATGAGACTAGGGGATGAATTCAAAGTCTTTAAAGTTATTAGAAAACCTTTCATTGACCCTAAAGACCCAGAAGACCTTGCATCCTATATGGAATCCACAATAGTTCCAGAAGGAGATGCATTCATCATCCATCCAAACGAATTTGCCCTTGCAACCACATATGAATATGTAAAAATCCCAGATGACCTTGTAGCAAGAGTTGAAGGGCGTTCATCAATGGGAAGACTGGGAGTTACCATGCATGTGACTGCAGGCTTTATTGACCCAGGATTTGAAGGGAGAATCACCCTTGAAATCTCTAATATTGGGGCAATGCCAGTGGCATTATATCCGGGTCAAAGAGTATGTCAGCTTGTATTTGAGACAATGACTTCTCCATCTGAATTGCCTTACGGCCATCCAGAAAGAAACAGTAAGTATATGCGTCAAAGAAGACCAGAAAGCAGTAGAATTAAATTTGATTATGAATTAAATGAAAAATAA
- a CDS encoding DUF362 domain-containing protein: MRKGFYEDISTFLVKHTFHTRFFLSRLTKKSKIAKKIIDRLLFQGDEVYVLPNKNTVQKTKSATISANIEVNQSFQKDDSEFVPSEILKIAIREASDIVIMNKCLCRSSNDCQDYPQDLGCIFLGPASRKIASKYGRRATVEEALAHVDKADAEGLSHVIGRNKIDTIWMHVSPKEELLTICHCCPCCCLWKVLPDLDNDISDKIMRLEDVEVHPISDNCKMCKKCLGDDICFGGAISLENDKITIDQNKCVGCGHCVQTCKFNAIELNYTQKSVDSVLNRIGELVDYKKH; this comes from the coding sequence ATGAGGAAAGGATTTTACGAAGATATCAGTACATTTTTAGTGAAACATACATTTCACACTCGTTTTTTCCTTTCAAGATTAACTAAAAAATCTAAAATTGCTAAAAAAATCATAGATAGACTTCTTTTCCAAGGTGACGAAGTTTATGTTCTTCCAAACAAAAATACAGTACAAAAAACAAAATCTGCCACAATCTCTGCAAACATTGAAGTCAACCAAAGCTTCCAGAAAGACGATTCCGAATTCGTTCCAAGCGAAATATTAAAAATTGCAATTAGAGAAGCTTCAGACATTGTCATAATGAACAAATGCCTTTGCAGAAGCTCTAATGATTGTCAAGACTATCCTCAAGACTTGGGATGCATATTTTTAGGCCCTGCAAGCAGAAAGATAGCCTCAAAATATGGAAGAAGAGCTACTGTAGAAGAGGCATTGGCACATGTTGATAAAGCAGATGCAGAAGGATTGAGCCACGTTATTGGAAGAAATAAGATTGATACCATATGGATGCATGTAAGCCCTAAAGAAGAGTTACTGACCATCTGCCATTGCTGTCCATGCTGCTGTCTATGGAAAGTACTTCCAGACTTGGACAATGATATTAGCGATAAGATCATGAGACTTGAAGACGTTGAAGTTCATCCAATAAGCGACAACTGTAAAATGTGCAAAAAATGTTTAGGGGATGACATTTGCTTTGGCGGTGCAATCAGCTTGGAAAACGACAAGATAACTATAGATCAAAACAAATGTGTAGGATGCGGACACTGTGTTCAAACCTGCAAATTCAATGCTATTGAGTTAAATTATACTCAAAAATCAGTTGATTCTGTTTTAAATAGAATTGGAGAATTAGTTGATTATAAGAAACATTAA
- a CDS encoding RNA methyltransferase — MKYKDKKSERGKVKEIVEDEETIRLKENIYVVFVECESPGNVGFLARTMGNFGLNKLVLINPCTLKEEAYYQATHARDTVENAMIYDTVGEFVKDKKIDFIIGSTGAPGGSYNISRIPLKPEELAKSMNYNDKIAILFGREGNGLTNAEVDMCDLIVSIPTDPSYPIMNISHAAAIILYEIFKNRNEFPVQGLEESTAIEKEYLIKDMEELIDNLNIPEHKKKNGLKVFKNIVNRAFITGREAHTLIGILRRLNLKIKHGDEY; from the coding sequence ATGAAATACAAAGATAAAAAATCAGAGAGAGGAAAAGTAAAGGAAATAGTTGAAGATGAAGAAACTATAAGACTTAAAGAAAACATCTATGTTGTCTTTGTAGAATGTGAATCTCCTGGAAATGTTGGATTTTTAGCAAGAACCATGGGAAACTTTGGATTGAATAAATTAGTCCTAATCAATCCCTGCACACTTAAGGAAGAAGCTTATTATCAAGCCACCCATGCAAGGGACACTGTAGAGAATGCAATGATTTATGACACTGTAGGGGAATTTGTCAAAGACAAAAAGATTGACTTCATAATAGGATCTACCGGAGCTCCCGGAGGAAGCTATAATATTTCAAGAATTCCATTGAAGCCTGAAGAGCTAGCAAAATCAATGAATTACAATGATAAGATAGCGATTCTATTTGGAAGGGAAGGAAATGGACTGACCAATGCAGAAGTGGACATGTGCGATTTGATTGTAAGCATTCCAACCGATCCAAGCTATCCGATTATGAACATTTCCCATGCAGCTGCAATAATCCTTTATGAAATCTTTAAAAACAGGAATGAGTTTCCAGTGCAAGGCCTGGAAGAAAGCACAGCAATCGAGAAGGAATATCTTATCAAGGATATGGAAGAACTCATCGATAACTTAAACATTCCAGAACATAAGAAGAAAAATGGATTGAAAGTATTCAAGAACATTGTAAATAGGGCTTTCATTACAGGAAGAGAAGCCCATACATTAATAGGTATTTTAAGACGTTTAAATTTAAAAATAAAGCATGGAGACGAATATTAA
- the tfrB gene encoding fumarate reductase (CoM/CoB) subunit TfrB, which produces MITVYVKRFDSEKDEEPHIEAYEIEESPGMKVLDALEEINRKYNADISFRSSCKAGQCGSCGVKINGNGALACKAQIKDNRLIEPLDFPVIKDLVVDRSSADEKVKQLQLSLNCDDETAHEKLNPKDIKDTKKVRSCIECYTCLSTCPVVKHFKEDFLGPYYLRYLSKFDFDPRDESDRLIEALDSGMYNCTSCGKCGSICPKSINSFGDAIEKLRAMAYARDLGPLDAHKMFRENVVASGRSVSKPEEPFIETIHKKWDEEGKYYTDDESNDENKNKEKVALFTGCMVDYRAQEVGYALIDVLKANNIEIDIPEGQVCCGSPLLRTGQVDAVQELVDKNKEVFKDYDKVITICAGCGATLKNDHPKYGSNLNVEDISEFLVDKLDTSKMKPLNTKVTWHDPCHLSRGQNIKDQPRDIIEMIPGVEFEELELPCQCCGAGGGIKSGRPDIALELAKDKAEMVRVTGADYVTTICPFCQINLQDGLNAIGLDNVKTLNLIQLLKMAYDE; this is translated from the coding sequence ATGATAACAGTTTATGTAAAGAGATTCGATAGCGAGAAGGATGAGGAGCCTCATATCGAAGCTTACGAAATTGAAGAAAGCCCAGGAATGAAAGTGCTAGATGCATTAGAAGAAATCAACAGAAAATATAATGCAGACATTAGCTTTAGAAGCTCATGCAAAGCAGGACAATGCGGATCATGTGGAGTAAAGATTAACGGAAATGGCGCACTTGCTTGCAAGGCCCAAATAAAGGACAATAGATTAATTGAACCATTGGATTTCCCAGTGATTAAAGACCTAGTTGTAGATAGAAGCTCTGCAGATGAAAAGGTAAAGCAATTGCAATTAAGCCTAAATTGCGATGATGAGACTGCACATGAGAAATTAAATCCTAAAGATATTAAGGACACTAAAAAGGTCAGAAGTTGCATTGAATGCTATACCTGTCTTTCAACCTGTCCTGTTGTAAAGCACTTTAAGGAAGACTTCCTCGGACCATATTACTTAAGATACCTCTCTAAATTTGATTTTGACCCAAGGGACGAATCAGACAGACTTATTGAAGCATTAGACAGCGGAATGTACAACTGTACAAGCTGCGGCAAATGCGGTTCAATCTGTCCTAAAAGCATTAACAGCTTTGGAGATGCAATAGAAAAGCTTAGAGCAATGGCTTATGCTAGGGATTTAGGACCTCTTGATGCCCATAAAATGTTTAGGGAAAATGTTGTAGCAAGCGGAAGGTCTGTAAGCAAACCTGAAGAGCCATTCATTGAAACAATCCATAAGAAATGGGATGAAGAAGGCAAATATTATACTGATGACGAAAGCAATGATGAAAACAAAAATAAAGAAAAAGTGGCCTTATTCACTGGCTGTATGGTAGACTACAGAGCACAGGAAGTTGGATATGCCTTAATAGATGTCCTAAAGGCAAACAATATTGAAATAGACATTCCAGAAGGCCAAGTATGCTGCGGCTCACCTCTTCTTAGAACAGGACAAGTAGATGCTGTCCAAGAGCTTGTAGATAAGAATAAGGAAGTCTTTAAGGATTATGATAAAGTAATTACAATCTGTGCAGGCTGCGGAGCCACACTTAAAAACGACCATCCGAAATACGGCTCAAATCTCAATGTAGAGGACATAAGCGAATTCCTTGTAGATAAGCTCGATACAAGCAAGATGAAGCCATTGAACACTAAAGTAACTTGGCATGACCCTTGCCACTTATCCAGAGGCCAGAACATTAAAGATCAACCTAGAGACATAATCGAAATGATTCCAGGAGTCGAGTTTGAAGAGCTTGAACTTCCTTGCCAATGCTGCGGTGCAGGAGGAGGAATCAAGTCCGGAAGACCAGACATTGCATTGGAACTTGCTAAAGACAAGGCAGAGATGGTTAGAGTTACCGGTGCAGATTATGTTACTACAATCTGTCCGTTCTGTCAAATAAACTTACAGGATGGTTTAAATGCAATTGGTCTTGATAATGTTAAGACATTGAATCTTATTCAATTGCTTAAAATGGCTTATGATGAATAA
- the iorA gene encoding indolepyruvate ferredoxin oxidoreductase subunit alpha, whose translation MAYDQLVTSEKGDKLFLLGNEAAVRGAIEAGVSVAATYPGTPSSEIGNILSVVAKSADMYFEFSANEKVAMEVAATAAASGLRSFTFMKHVGLNVAADSFMTTAYSGVKGGMIILVADDPSLFSSQNEQDTRNYSRLSSIPILEPSNPQEIKDMMVYGFDLSEQFGIPVILRTSTRVSHMRGIVEMGEINSPKSTTKEVKSDKHWLKGYFVKNPREFVPVPANALAMHERLVEKIGKIEDEANESPVNEVVSFESGVLQGKYGVISSGGAFNYAYDIVAGENLGMDILKIALSYPTPKDLIYDFCKNLEGVFIVEEVDPILEKDVLAVLGEKNLDCPVYGKIDGTFPMVHEFNPDIVKESFNKVISDLADDEELKAEYKDEFGKDLTGDLIETVEKMEFSQSLNDLVDNIPTRAPTLCAGCSHRSAYFASVKAYEELGYDKEDMIFASDIGCYTLGISPPYETADYLLAMGSSVGDGCGFSIATNQHVMSFIGDSTFFHSGLSPLVNAVHNKNKFVLTILDNRITAMTGGQPNPGIPIDGMGDEAPAISIEDIVEAIGVKFLKIVNPHNIKKTVDIYKEALEYDGVAVVIARYPCTLIKGQKRKPVMEIKDSCVKCLHCVEKLACPAISYLDDKVTVDEALCKGCTVCIQICPNKAIGVKKGD comes from the coding sequence ATGGCTTATGATCAATTAGTGACTAGTGAAAAAGGAGATAAACTTTTTCTGCTTGGTAATGAAGCTGCTGTAAGAGGAGCTATAGAAGCTGGCGTATCAGTTGCAGCAACATATCCAGGAACTCCTTCTTCTGAAATTGGAAACATATTGTCAGTAGTTGCTAAAAGCGCAGACATGTATTTTGAATTCTCTGCAAACGAAAAGGTGGCTATGGAGGTTGCTGCAACAGCTGCAGCAAGTGGTCTTAGATCATTTACCTTTATGAAGCATGTAGGTTTGAATGTGGCTGCCGATTCATTCATGACTACTGCATATTCTGGAGTTAAGGGAGGAATGATTATTCTTGTAGCAGATGACCCTTCCTTGTTTTCATCTCAAAATGAACAGGATACAAGAAACTACTCCCGTTTATCTTCAATTCCAATACTTGAACCTTCAAACCCTCAAGAGATAAAGGACATGATGGTTTATGGCTTTGACTTATCCGAACAGTTTGGAATTCCAGTTATTCTCAGGACAAGCACTCGTGTGTCCCATATGAGAGGAATAGTTGAAATGGGTGAGATAAACAGTCCTAAATCAACTACAAAGGAAGTCAAGTCAGATAAGCATTGGCTTAAAGGATACTTTGTTAAAAATCCAAGGGAATTTGTCCCTGTTCCAGCAAATGCACTTGCAATGCATGAGAGATTGGTTGAAAAGATAGGAAAAATTGAAGATGAGGCCAATGAAAGCCCTGTAAATGAGGTTGTTTCATTTGAATCTGGTGTGCTTCAAGGCAAATATGGAGTAATTTCCTCTGGAGGGGCATTCAATTATGCATATGACATTGTAGCTGGAGAAAATCTTGGAATGGACATTTTAAAGATTGCATTATCCTATCCAACTCCAAAGGACTTGATTTATGACTTCTGCAAAAACCTTGAAGGTGTTTTCATCGTAGAGGAAGTTGATCCTATCCTTGAAAAGGATGTCCTTGCAGTTCTTGGTGAAAAGAATCTTGATTGTCCAGTTTATGGAAAGATCGATGGAACTTTCCCAATGGTTCATGAATTTAATCCAGATATCGTTAAGGAATCTTTCAATAAGGTAATCTCTGATTTGGCCGATGATGAGGAATTAAAGGCAGAATATAAGGATGAATTCGGCAAAGATTTAACTGGCGATTTGATTGAGACAGTCGAAAAAATGGAATTTAGCCAAAGTTTGAATGATTTGGTGGACAATATTCCAACAAGGGCTCCTACATTATGTGCAGGATGTTCCCATAGATCTGCTTACTTCGCTTCAGTAAAGGCTTATGAAGAATTAGGATACGATAAGGAAGATATGATCTTTGCATCTGATATAGGTTGCTATACATTGGGAATCAGCCCTCCTTATGAGACTGCTGACTATCTTCTTGCCATGGGCTCATCAGTTGGAGACGGTTGCGGATTTTCAATTGCAACAAATCAGCATGTCATGAGCTTTATTGGAGATTCTACATTCTTCCATAGCGGATTATCTCCTCTTGTAAATGCTGTTCACAATAAGAACAAGTTTGTTTTAACTATTTTGGATAATAGGATCACAGCAATGACTGGAGGTCAGCCAAACCCAGGAATTCCTATTGACGGAATGGGAGATGAGGCTCCTGCAATTTCCATTGAGGATATAGTTGAGGCAATTGGAGTTAAATTCCTCAAGATTGTAAATCCTCACAATATTAAAAAGACTGTAGATATCTATAAGGAAGCTCTTGAATACGATGGAGTGGCTGTTGTCATTGCAAGGTATCCATGTACCCTAATCAAGGGTCAAAAGAGAAAGCCAGTGATGGAAATCAAGGACAGTTGTGTAAAATGCTTGCATTGTGTTGAAAAGCTTGCATGTCCTGCAATATCCTATCTTGATGATAAGGTGACTGTTGACGAGGCCCTTTGTAAAGGATGTACTGTATGTATTCAGATTTGTCCAAACAAGGCAATTGGAGTAAAAAAAGGTGATTAG